The Pseudomonas sp. R4-35-07 genome contains a region encoding:
- the yccS gene encoding YccS family putative transporter has protein sequence MSSTSFKQSLRRLWALDKFSYSIRVFIALTGSMALCWYQDEMTLLIPLFLGIIASALAETDDSWQGRLNALAVTLVCFSIAALSVELLFPYPWIFAASLALATFGLTMLGALGERYGAIASATLILSVYTMIGVDQRGGAVSDFWHEPLLLVAGAAWYGVLSVLWQALFSNQPVQQSLARLFRELGRYLKLKSSLFEPIRQLDVEARRLELAQQNGRVVAALNAAKEIILHRVGNGRPGSKVSRYLKLYFLAQDIHERASSSHYPYNALAEAFFHSDVLFRCQRLLRQQGKACQALAESIQLRQPFIYDDSFAEALGDLNASLEHLRIQSNPAWRGLLRSLRALAANLSTLDRLLGDASNPDALADATDSNLLDRAPRNLKEMWTRLRTQLTPTSLLFRHALRLSLALTVGYATLHAIHASQGYWIILTTLFVCQPNYGATRRKLGQRIIGTAIGLTVAWALFDLFPSPVVQSMFAIAAGLVFFINRTTRYTLATAAITLMVLFCFNQVGDGYGLFLPRLFDTLLGSLIAGLAVFLFLPDWQGRRLNKVLANTLTCNSVYLRQIMQQYAAGKSDDLAYRLARRNAHNADAALSTTLANMLMEPGHFRKEADVGFRFLVLSHTLLSYLSGLGAHRDTQLPAEVREQLIDGAGHALALSIDEIASGLANKQPIAIQSDEEEALAAQLEQMPDEIDEGQRLVQTQLALICRQLGPLRTLAAHLIKDTRAA, from the coding sequence ATGTCATCGACCTCGTTCAAGCAGTCCCTGCGGCGCCTGTGGGCACTGGATAAATTCAGCTACAGCATTAGGGTATTCATCGCCCTCACCGGCAGCATGGCGCTGTGCTGGTATCAGGATGAAATGACGCTGTTGATCCCGCTGTTCCTGGGGATTATCGCCAGCGCCCTGGCCGAGACCGATGACAGTTGGCAAGGCCGCCTCAACGCCCTGGCGGTGACGCTGGTGTGCTTCAGCATCGCGGCGCTGTCGGTGGAGTTGCTGTTCCCTTACCCCTGGATTTTCGCGGCCTCCCTGGCCCTGGCCACGTTCGGCCTGACCATGCTCGGCGCGCTCGGCGAACGCTATGGCGCGATTGCCTCGGCCACGTTGATTCTGTCGGTCTATACCATGATCGGCGTGGACCAGCGCGGCGGGGCCGTCAGTGATTTCTGGCACGAGCCCTTGCTGCTGGTGGCGGGTGCGGCCTGGTACGGCGTGCTGTCGGTGCTGTGGCAGGCGCTGTTTTCCAACCAGCCGGTGCAGCAGAGCCTGGCGCGGTTGTTCCGCGAGCTGGGGCGTTACCTCAAGCTCAAGTCGTCGCTGTTCGAACCGATCCGCCAGCTGGACGTAGAGGCGCGGCGCCTGGAATTGGCCCAGCAGAATGGCCGGGTCGTCGCCGCCTTGAATGCCGCCAAGGAAATCATCCTGCACCGCGTCGGCAACGGTCGCCCAGGCTCGAAGGTCAGCCGTTACCTGAAGCTGTACTTCCTGGCGCAAGACATCCACGAGCGCGCCAGCTCGTCCCATTACCCGTATAACGCCCTGGCCGAAGCCTTCTTCCACAGCGACGTGCTGTTCCGCTGTCAACGCCTGCTGCGCCAGCAAGGCAAGGCGTGCCAGGCCCTGGCCGAGTCGATCCAGCTGCGCCAGCCGTTCATTTATGACGACAGCTTCGCCGAAGCCCTGGGCGATTTGAACGCCTCCCTGGAACACCTGCGCATCCAGAGCAACCCGGCCTGGCGCGGCTTGCTGCGCTCGTTGCGCGCCCTGGCCGCCAACTTGTCCACCCTCGACCGCCTGCTCGGCGACGCGAGCAACCCCGATGCCCTGGCCGACGCCACCGACAGCAACCTGTTGGACCGCGCCCCGCGCAACCTCAAGGAAATGTGGACGCGCCTGCGCACCCAGCTCACGCCGACCTCGCTGCTGTTTCGTCACGCTTTGCGCCTGTCCCTGGCATTGACCGTCGGCTACGCCACGCTGCATGCCATTCACGCCTCACAGGGCTACTGGATCATCCTCACCACGCTCTTTGTGTGCCAACCGAACTACGGTGCGACGCGACGCAAACTCGGCCAGCGGATCATCGGCACCGCCATCGGCCTCACGGTGGCCTGGGCGCTGTTCGACCTGTTTCCCAGCCCGGTGGTGCAGTCGATGTTCGCCATCGCCGCCGGCCTGGTGTTCTTTATCAATCGCACCACGCGCTACACCCTGGCCACGGCGGCGATCACCCTGATGGTGCTGTTCTGCTTCAACCAAGTGGGCGATGGCTACGGACTGTTCCTGCCACGCCTGTTCGATACCCTGCTCGGCAGTCTGATCGCGGGCTTGGCGGTGTTCCTGTTCCTGCCGGACTGGCAAGGTCGGCGCCTGAACAAAGTGCTGGCCAATACCCTGACCTGCAACAGCGTCTACCTGCGCCAGATCATGCAGCAGTATGCCGCTGGCAAGAGCGACGACCTGGCCTACCGCCTGGCCCGTCGCAACGCGCACAACGCCGATGCGGCGCTGTCCACCACCCTGGCCAACATGCTGATGGAACCGGGGCATTTCCGTAAGGAAGCGGATGTGGGCTTCAGGTTCCTGGTGCTGTCGCACACCCTGCTCAGCTACTTGTCGGGCCTTGGCGCGCACCGCGACACCCAGCTGCCGGCCGAGGTGCGTGAGCAGTTGATCGACGGTGCCGGGCACGCCCTGGCGTTGAGCATCGACGAGATCGCCAGTGGGCTGGCGAATAAACAGCCGATTGCGATTCAGAGTGATGAGGAGGAAGCACTGGCGGCGCAGCTTGAGCAGATGCCGGATGAGATCGACGAAGGCCAGCGGCTGGTGCAAACGCAGTTGGCGTTGATCTGTCGGCAGTTGGGGCCGTTGCGGACGTTGGCGGCGCATTTGATCAAGGATACCCGTGCGGCTTAG
- a CDS encoding NAD(P)/FAD-dependent oxidoreductase, producing MRSTEVVIIGAGAAGLMCALTAAGRGRKVMLIDHANKAGKKILMSGGGRCNFTNLYTEPANFLSHNAHFCKSALARYTQWDFIGLVAKHGVPYHEKKLGQLFCDNKSSDILGMLLDECIQTGVSLHLDTSIEAIAKVDHGYQLQTTLGELRCESLVIATGGLSIPTLGATGFGYQVARQFGHELLPTRAGLVPFTITDQLKDLCGELSGTSVDCLVSCNGQSFRENILFTHRGLSGPAILQISSYWESGDTVEINLLPDHDAHAWLQQQQAERPNSELKTLLGEIFTKKMANLLAETWFASKPMKQYTHAEIADIASMLGSWQLVPAGTEGYRTAEVTLGGVDTREVSSKTMESLKSPGLYFIGEVLDVTGHLGGFNFQWAWASGYAAAQYV from the coding sequence GTGCGCTCGACCGAAGTTGTGATCATTGGCGCCGGCGCCGCAGGCTTGATGTGCGCGCTGACCGCCGCGGGGCGGGGGCGCAAGGTGATGCTGATCGACCATGCGAACAAGGCCGGCAAAAAGATCCTGATGTCCGGCGGTGGCCGCTGCAATTTCACCAACCTGTACACCGAGCCGGCCAACTTCCTCTCGCACAACGCGCACTTCTGCAAGTCGGCGCTGGCGCGCTATACCCAGTGGGATTTCATCGGGCTGGTAGCCAAGCACGGCGTGCCGTACCACGAAAAGAAACTCGGCCAGCTGTTCTGCGACAACAAGTCCAGCGACATCCTCGGCATGCTGCTCGACGAATGCATCCAGACCGGCGTGAGCCTGCACCTGGATACCTCGATTGAAGCCATCGCCAAGGTCGACCACGGCTACCAGTTGCAGACCACCCTGGGCGAACTGCGCTGCGAGTCCTTGGTGATCGCCACGGGCGGCCTGTCGATCCCGACCCTGGGCGCCACCGGCTTCGGTTATCAAGTGGCCAGGCAATTTGGCCATGAGCTGCTGCCGACCCGCGCGGGACTGGTGCCGTTCACCATCACCGATCAGCTCAAGGACTTGTGCGGCGAGCTGTCGGGCACCTCGGTGGACTGCCTGGTCAGCTGCAACGGCCAGAGCTTTCGCGAGAACATCCTGTTTACCCATCGCGGCCTGAGCGGGCCGGCGATCCTGCAGATTTCTTCCTACTGGGAATCCGGCGACACCGTGGAAATCAACCTGCTGCCCGACCACGACGCCCACGCCTGGCTGCAACAGCAACAGGCCGAGCGCCCCAACAGCGAGCTGAAAACCCTGCTGGGCGAGATTTTCACCAAGAAGATGGCCAACCTGCTGGCGGAGACCTGGTTCGCGTCCAAGCCGATGAAGCAGTACACCCATGCCGAAATTGCCGACATCGCTTCGATGCTCGGCAGCTGGCAGTTGGTACCGGCGGGCACGGAGGGCTATCGCACCGCCGAGGTGACATTGGGCGGGGTGGACACGCGGGAAGTGTCTTCCAAGACCATGGAGTCGCTGAAAAGCCCAGGGCTGTACTTTATCGGTGAAGTGCTGGATGTCACCGGGCACTTGGGCGGGTTCAACTTCCAGTGGGCCTGGGCGTCAGGCTATGCGGCTGCGCAGTACGTCTGA
- the mdtD gene encoding multidrug transporter subunit MdtD, whose protein sequence is MPNRAPLDAKTARWLPWVVAIAFFMQSLDGTILNTALPAMARDLAENPLRMQGVVIAYMLTVALLIPASGWIADRFGTKKIFFGAILLFSIGSLLCALSSSLSMLVGARVIQGLGGALMLPVGRLVVLRAYPRSELVRIMGFITIPGLLGPLLGPTLGGWMVQYLTWHWIFLINLPVGMIGCYAVWKFIPDLRGSERTRFDGLGFVLFGAAMVLITIAMEGLGELHLPHLRVMLLLFGGLACLAAYWLRAGHIDNPLFSPVLFKTRTFAVGILGNLFARLGSGALPFLVPLLLQVALGYSPSEAGMSMLPLAAAAMFAKSIARPLIERLGYRVVLTGNTLALGAMLASMGLVSEQTPYPMLLGMLAVLGAINSLQFTAMNTVTLIDLDDAQASSGNSLLSVVAQLSLSLGVACAGALLGGFTLETGNDGVNTVLGAFQLTFLTVGIMAMLAAAIFLQLSPKDGKRVVSREHDLEH, encoded by the coding sequence ATGCCGAATCGTGCCCCTCTCGACGCCAAGACCGCCCGCTGGTTACCCTGGGTGGTAGCGATTGCCTTCTTCATGCAGTCGCTGGACGGGACGATCCTCAATACGGCTTTGCCGGCCATGGCCCGGGACCTGGCGGAAAACCCGCTGCGCATGCAGGGCGTAGTCATTGCCTACATGCTCACCGTCGCCTTGCTGATTCCGGCATCCGGCTGGATCGCCGATCGCTTCGGTACCAAGAAAATCTTCTTTGGCGCCATTTTGCTATTCAGCATCGGATCATTGCTGTGCGCCCTGTCCAGCAGCTTGAGCATGCTGGTGGGTGCGCGGGTGATCCAGGGTTTGGGCGGGGCGCTGATGCTGCCGGTCGGGCGCCTGGTGGTGCTGCGCGCATATCCCCGTTCCGAGCTGGTGCGGATCATGGGTTTCATCACAATCCCCGGCCTGCTCGGCCCGTTGCTCGGCCCGACCCTGGGCGGCTGGATGGTGCAATACCTGACCTGGCACTGGATCTTCCTGATTAACCTGCCGGTGGGCATGATCGGCTGCTATGCCGTGTGGAAATTCATTCCAGACCTGCGCGGCAGCGAGCGCACGCGCTTCGATGGCCTGGGCTTTGTGCTGTTCGGCGCGGCGATGGTGCTGATCACCATCGCCATGGAAGGCCTGGGCGAACTGCACTTGCCGCACCTGCGGGTGATGCTGCTGCTGTTCGGTGGCCTGGCGTGCCTGGCGGCGTATTGGCTGCGCGCCGGGCATATCGATAACCCGCTGTTCTCCCCGGTGCTGTTCAAGACCCGCACCTTTGCCGTGGGCATCCTCGGCAACCTGTTCGCACGCCTGGGCAGCGGTGCCCTGCCGTTTCTGGTGCCCTTGCTGTTGCAGGTGGCGCTGGGCTATTCGCCGTCGGAAGCCGGCATGAGCATGCTGCCGCTCGCGGCGGCGGCGATGTTTGCCAAGTCCATCGCGAGGCCGTTGATCGAGCGCCTGGGTTATCGCGTGGTGCTCACCGGCAACACCCTGGCCCTGGGCGCGATGCTGGCGAGCATGGGCCTGGTCAGCGAACAGACGCCCTATCCCATGCTGCTGGGCATGCTCGCGGTGCTGGGCGCGATCAACTCCCTGCAATTCACCGCGATGAACACCGTGACGCTGATCGACCTCGACGACGCCCAGGCCAGCAGCGGCAACAGTTTGCTGTCGGTGGTGGCGCAACTGTCCCTGAGCCTGGGCGTGGCCTGCGCCGGTGCGCTGCTCGGCGGGTTTACCTTGGAGACCGGCAACGATGGGGTGAATACGGTACTGGGCGCGTTCCAGCTGACGTTCCTCACGGTGGGCATCATGGCCATGCTGGCGGCGGCGATCTTCCTGCAATTGTCGCCAAAAGACGGCAAACGCGTGGTCAGCCGCGAGCATGACCTGGAGCATTGA
- a CDS encoding DDE-type integrase/transposase/recombinase → MPWNQESPMNQRIRLVADWLSGNYTKSQLARRFNVSRPTVDKWIGRHNGDLKSLAELSRRPHNSPNKIDDEILARVVAMKEAHDKWGPKKLLELLRLEDPSIAWPSPSTAGQWLDRLGLVQKRRFKRRHGNSPVVMREANEPNQTWCADYKGQFKMHNAQMCFPLTITDHASRMILACRAHSKIKTEPVKQAFERLFQEYGMPEVIRSDNGVPFASPGLARISTLAVWWIRLGIYPERTMPGRPAQSGRHERMHRSLKLELPLGENLIEQQLLLEHFRHEFNYVRPHEALGMKRPGDVYVPSTRIYPGCLPDVEYPSEMKVRSVRQDGSIKWNGKLVFISEALSGEQIGLKEAEDDVWDLYLCDYPLGRLGRGMTRVQASNV, encoded by the coding sequence ATGCCCTGGAACCAAGAGTCTCCGATGAATCAACGAATCAGACTGGTCGCTGACTGGCTTTCTGGTAATTACACCAAAAGCCAGCTGGCGCGCCGCTTTAACGTAAGTCGGCCTACCGTCGACAAATGGATCGGCCGGCACAATGGCGATTTAAAGTCGTTAGCCGAACTGTCCCGACGCCCTCACAACAGCCCCAATAAAATCGACGATGAAATCCTGGCCCGTGTGGTGGCGATGAAGGAGGCGCACGATAAATGGGGTCCGAAGAAGCTTCTCGAGCTATTGCGACTTGAAGATCCCTCCATCGCCTGGCCTTCCCCAAGTACAGCAGGCCAATGGCTTGATCGACTTGGGCTCGTCCAAAAGCGGCGCTTCAAGCGCAGACACGGTAATTCCCCTGTAGTAATGCGCGAGGCCAACGAACCTAACCAGACGTGGTGCGCCGACTACAAAGGGCAATTCAAAATGCATAACGCGCAGATGTGCTTCCCTTTGACCATCACAGACCACGCTTCCCGGATGATTTTGGCGTGCAGGGCTCATTCAAAGATCAAGACTGAACCTGTTAAACAAGCCTTTGAGAGACTGTTTCAGGAGTACGGCATGCCCGAAGTTATTCGGTCGGACAACGGTGTTCCGTTTGCCTCTCCTGGCCTGGCAAGAATATCCACGCTGGCAGTTTGGTGGATACGTCTGGGCATCTATCCGGAGCGCACCATGCCAGGAAGACCGGCCCAAAGTGGTCGCCATGAGCGGATGCACCGTAGCTTGAAACTGGAGCTGCCCTTAGGAGAAAACTTAATCGAGCAGCAGCTTTTGCTGGAGCATTTCAGGCATGAGTTCAATTACGTGCGCCCTCATGAAGCGCTCGGTATGAAACGTCCAGGGGACGTGTATGTGCCGTCTACGCGGATTTACCCAGGATGCTTGCCGGATGTGGAGTATCCGTCCGAAATGAAGGTTCGAAGCGTCAGACAGGACGGGTCGATCAAGTGGAACGGCAAGTTGGTATTTATCAGCGAGGCGCTGTCAGGGGAGCAGATAGGGCTTAAAGAGGCTGAGGATGATGTTTGGGATTTGTACTTGTGTGATTATCCCCTGGGAAGGCTTGGGCGAGGTATGACCCGCGTCCAAGCCTCAAATGTGTAA
- the dbpA gene encoding ATP-dependent RNA helicase DbpA, which produces MLANLDSLGYVEMTQIQAQSLPVILKGLDLIAQAKTGSGKTAAFGIGLLNPINPRYFGCQALVMCPTRELADQVAKEIRRLARAEDNIKVLTLCGGVSLGPQIASLEHGAHVIVGTPGRIQQHLRKGSLVLDGLNTLILDEADRMLDMGFYDAIEDIISKTPPRRQTLLFSATYPVSIKQLASKFMRAPQQVKAEAFHSDDQIEQRFYEISPEERMDAVTKVLAHFRPASCVAFCFTKQQVQETVDHLTAKGISAVGLHGDLEQRDRDQVLAMFANRSTSVLVATDVAARGLDIDALDMVINVELARDSEIHIHRVGRTGRAGETGIAISLVAPSEAHRAQAIEQLQKSPLNWDQLDNLKPQSGGPLLPQMSTLCIAAGRKDKVRPGDILGALTGDAGIPGAQVGKIAIFDFQAFVAVERGVAKQALQRLNDGKIKGRSLRVRIL; this is translated from the coding sequence ATGCTGGCTAACCTCGACTCGCTGGGTTATGTCGAGATGACGCAGATCCAGGCGCAGAGCTTGCCGGTGATCCTCAAGGGGCTGGACCTGATCGCCCAGGCCAAGACCGGCAGCGGCAAGACCGCCGCCTTCGGTATCGGCCTGCTGAACCCGATCAACCCGCGTTACTTCGGTTGCCAGGCCCTGGTGATGTGCCCTACGCGCGAGCTGGCCGACCAGGTGGCCAAGGAAATCCGTCGCCTGGCCCGCGCCGAAGACAACATCAAGGTGCTGACCCTGTGCGGTGGCGTGTCCCTCGGCCCACAGATCGCCTCCCTTGAGCACGGTGCCCACGTGATCGTCGGCACCCCGGGCCGTATCCAGCAGCACTTGCGCAAAGGTTCGCTGGTACTGGACGGTTTGAACACGCTGATCCTCGATGAAGCCGACCGCATGCTCGACATGGGTTTCTACGACGCCATCGAAGACATCATCAGCAAGACCCCGCCACGCCGCCAGACCCTACTGTTCTCGGCCACCTACCCGGTGAGCATCAAGCAGCTGGCCTCCAAGTTCATGCGCGCGCCGCAACAGGTGAAAGCCGAAGCCTTCCACTCCGACGACCAGATCGAGCAGCGTTTCTACGAGATCTCGCCGGAAGAGCGTATGGACGCCGTGACCAAGGTGCTGGCGCATTTCCGCCCGGCTTCGTGCGTGGCGTTCTGCTTCACCAAGCAGCAAGTGCAGGAAACCGTCGACCACCTGACCGCCAAAGGCATCTCCGCCGTTGGCCTGCATGGCGACCTCGAGCAGCGTGACCGCGACCAGGTGCTGGCCATGTTCGCCAACCGCAGCACCTCGGTCCTGGTAGCCACCGACGTGGCCGCCCGTGGCCTGGACATCGACGCACTGGACATGGTGATCAACGTCGAACTGGCCCGCGACTCGGAAATCCATATCCACCGTGTCGGCCGTACCGGTCGCGCGGGGGAGACCGGCATCGCCATCAGCCTGGTGGCGCCGTCCGAAGCGCACCGTGCCCAAGCCATCGAGCAGTTGCAAAAGTCGCCCTTGAACTGGGACCAGCTGGACAACCTCAAGCCGCAGAGCGGCGGCCCGCTGCTGCCGCAGATGAGCACCCTGTGCATCGCCGCCGGGCGTAAAGACAAGGTTCGCCCAGGCGACATCCTTGGCGCACTGACCGGCGATGCCGGGATTCCGGGAGCCCAGGTCGGCAAGATCGCGATCTTTGACTTCCAGGCCTTCGTCGCCGTGGAGCGCGGGGTCGCCAAGCAGGCACTGCAGCGTTTGAACGACGGCAAAATCAAGGGCCGTTCGTTGCGCGTGCGGATTCTGTAA